DNA from Mycobacterium bourgelatii:
AACATCTTGTGCCGCGTGTTGATCTTGCTGACCTGCTCCCAGAACCAGTACCGCACAGGGTGTTTGGAGAAGTGCTTGAGCCGCCCGCCGGTGACGTGCCGGCACGAGTGGCAGGACAGTGTGTAGAACCACAGCATGATGACGTTGCCGAGCAAGATCACATTGCCCAGGCCGAACCCGAATCCCTTGGGCCCGTGGAATGCATGGATGGCGTCGTAGGTGTTGATCAACGAGATGACCACGGCGATGTAGAAGAAGTACCGGTGGGTGTTTTGGATGATCAACGGGAACTTGGTCTCGCCTGTGTAGTGCACCCGGGGCTCGGCCACCGCGCAGGCCGTCGGTGACTGCCACACCGTGCGGTAGTAGGCACCGCGGTAGTAGTAGCAGGTCAGCCGGAACAGCAGCAGGAACGGCAGCGACAGCGCGGCATACGGCAAGAACCACACATCCGGGAAGATCTGCGGCCAAAACTCGCTGGCCGCACCGCAGCCCTTGCTGACGCAGGGGGAGTAAAACGGCGTCAGGTAGTGGTACTGCTCGACGTAGAAGTGCTGCTGCTGGAACGCACGCGCCGTCGCGTAGATGACGAATGCGGCGAACCCCAGGTTGATTCGCAGCGGCTGAAACCACCACTTGTCGGTGCGTAGCGTCTTCGCCGGAATCTTGGCCCGGGCAGCTGAAAAGACGCCAGACTCAGAACGGCTCGCCGTTGGTGCGCTCATTTACTGTGTTCCTCTTCGAACGGGCTGTCTGTGGAAGGGTACACAGAAGAAGAGGGCGCAATTTAGCGGGGCTTCCCGCTCGCTACCTGCTGTGACCTCCGACACCTTCGTCGTCGACGTCGCGCCAGAAATCACGGTCGTACTCGGTGTCGGGGATGATGATCTTCTCGCCCGAGTGCTGTTCGGTGGCGCGACTCAGGTCCAATTCCGACACGTCGGTGTCGAGCAATTGGACGTCGCTGAGCAGCCGGTCGATGTCGATGAGGATGCGGCGCGTCGCCGGGTTGTCGCCGTAGCGCGACTTCAACGAGGTCGCACACCGCCGCAGGTTGCCGATGAGGTCGTGCAATTCGGCAAGTTCACTAATGGCCGACAACGTGTGCTCCCTGGTCTTCGCTGACTGGACAGGTGTGATGGATCACAGTACGTCCTCGATAGTATCCACACCCGGAGTCAGACGCCGGACCAATTCGCGGCGCGCGAAACGGAAAGCACCCATCACATGACAGCTGAGCTTGCCTCGGCCTTCCTAAAGCTGCATCAACCGGGCAATCCGGTGGTCCTGCCGACGGTGTGGGACGCCTGGTCGGCACGGCTGGCAACCTCCGCCGGCTTCGCCGGACTTACGGTGGGCAGCCACCCGCTGGCCGATTCGATCGGCAAGTCGGACGGCGAGAGCATGTCCTTCGACGACGTCTTGGCGCGAGTCGCTCAAATCACCGCGGCGGTGGACGTTCCGGTGTCGGTGGACATCGAATCGGGTTACGGGCTACCCGCGGCGCGGTTGATCGAGGGCCTGCTCAGTGTGGGTGCGGTCGGGCTGAACATCGAAGACACCGTGCACTCCGAGGGCAAGCGGCTCAGGTCTGCTGGTGAGCACGCCGAACTGGTGGCGGCCCTGCGCTCGGCGGCCGACGCCGCCGGGGTGCACGTCGTGATCAATGCCCGCACCGACCTGTTTCTGCGTCAGGACGGCGACGAATCGGACCGCATCGAGCGTGCCGTGGCGAGGTTGACCGAGGCGGCCGACGCCGGCGCCGACGTGTTGTACCCGCTGGGCCGACACGACCCGGATACGTTGCGCCGGTTGGCCGCTGAATTGCCGCTGCCGGTCAACGCCATTGCCCCGCCGGACCAGGGTGATCGCGCCTCGTTCGCGGAGCTGGGCGTCGCCCGGATCAGCTTCGGCCCGTTCCTGCAATACGCCTTGGCGGCACGGACCAACGAATTGCTGGAGCGCTGGCGTTAACCGGGCAGACGCAAAAGCCCCGCCAGGCATGGCAGGGCTTTGCGGATTTCGGCGATTACTTCGTGATGGCGATTCGCTGCTTCTGCGCTCCGGCGTACGCGCCCTTTACTCGGACGGTTAACACACCGGCGTCATACGAGGCCGAAATGGCTTCGCTGGTGACGTGCTCGGGCAGCTGGAACGACCGACGGAACGATCCGTAGCGGATCTCCCGCAAGGTGCGCCCATCCTTGTCTTCCGCGTACTCGTCGCGGTGTTCGCCGTGGATAACCAGACGCCCCCGCTCGAGCTCGACGTTCACGTCCTTCTCGACGTCGACGCCAGGCAGTTCGACGCGGACGACTGCGTCATCGCCATCCTTGACGATCTCCGCTGCGGGGCTGAAAGCGCCGTTCATGGGCTTGTACCAGTCCGCTGCAGCGGCGGGCCCGAAGAAGTCCCGCAGCCAGCGGTCGGTGTCCCACGCCGGACGCGT
Protein-coding regions in this window:
- a CDS encoding isocitrate lyase/PEP mutase family protein, which produces MTAELASAFLKLHQPGNPVVLPTVWDAWSARLATSAGFAGLTVGSHPLADSIGKSDGESMSFDDVLARVAQITAAVDVPVSVDIESGYGLPAARLIEGLLSVGAVGLNIEDTVHSEGKRLRSAGEHAELVAALRSAADAAGVHVVINARTDLFLRQDGDESDRIERAVARLTEAADAGADVLYPLGRHDPDTLRRLAAELPLPVNAIAPPDQGDRASFAELGVARISFGPFLQYALAARTNELLERWR
- a CDS encoding Hsp20/alpha crystallin family protein, with amino-acid sequence MSNLALWTRPAWDTDRWLRDFFGPAAAADWYKPMNGAFSPAAEIVKDGDDAVVRVELPGVDVEKDVNVELERGRLVIHGEHRDEYAEDKDGRTLREIRYGSFRRSFQLPEHVTSEAISASYDAGVLTVRVKGAYAGAQKQRIAITK